Proteins encoded together in one Qingshengfaniella alkalisoli window:
- the lptF gene encoding LPS export ABC transporter permease LptF: MGRIDRYILSQLVFAFGFFSLILVGIYWVNQAVLMLTQYISEGQSGIFVFELMLLSLPSLMLLVLPISAFVATVYVTNKLYSDSELVVVQATGFSVFRLARPFATFSLLIVVLIIVLAHLLVPSTVRRLDSREAELAQALSARILVPGSFESPTSGVTVYVRDITPEGTIEDLLMSDIRDPDRQTTYMADQALLVRDAESTNLVMFQGMAQTLEPNGERLSITRFDDFTVAIDSLIQQSTSDRVNPQGLSTLQLLTPDAELAQRTRRSADYLQREAHLRVTQALLAGGAAFLGYAALMIGGFSRFGLWKQIAAAVFLVVIVKLIDNSSIDAASRDPALWPLVYLSSLLAVVICLALLFIANSNLPARLRRRSAG, encoded by the coding sequence TTGGGCAGAATCGACAGATATATCCTGTCTCAGCTTGTCTTTGCCTTCGGGTTTTTTTCGTTGATTCTGGTGGGCATCTACTGGGTCAATCAAGCCGTGTTGATGCTGACGCAATACATATCCGAAGGGCAATCGGGTATCTTCGTGTTTGAACTGATGCTGCTGAGTCTGCCCAGCCTGATGCTTCTTGTCCTGCCCATCTCGGCATTCGTGGCGACGGTCTATGTAACGAACAAGCTCTATTCGGACAGCGAATTGGTCGTTGTGCAGGCCACCGGCTTCAGCGTATTCCGCCTCGCCAGACCCTTCGCAACGTTCAGCCTGCTGATCGTTGTGCTGATCATTGTGCTGGCACATCTTCTGGTGCCATCGACTGTCCGTCGTTTGGACTCGCGGGAAGCCGAACTGGCACAGGCATTATCCGCCCGCATCCTCGTTCCCGGCAGCTTCGAAAGCCCCACCAGCGGCGTCACGGTCTATGTGCGCGACATCACGCCCGAAGGCACGATCGAGGATCTGCTGATGTCCGACATCCGTGACCCGGACCGTCAAACGACCTATATGGCGGATCAAGCTCTGCTTGTACGCGATGCGGAATCGACCAATCTTGTGATGTTCCAGGGAATGGCACAAACGCTGGAACCCAACGGCGAACGCTTGTCGATCACGCGCTTTGATGATTTCACGGTGGCCATAGACAGCCTGATCCAGCAAAGCACCAGCGACCGCGTAAATCCGCAGGGGCTAAGTACCTTGCAGTTGCTAACACCCGATGCGGAACTGGCCCAACGCACAAGACGCAGCGCAGACTACCTGCAACGCGAAGCACATCTGCGCGTAACCCAAGCCCTTCTAGCGGGCGGTGCGGCTTTCTTGGGATATGCAGCGCTGATGATCGGCGGTTTCAGCCGCTTTGGGCTATGGAAACAGATCGCGGCGGCAGTCTTTCTTGTGGTTATCGTTAAGCTGATCGACAATTCCAGCATCGATGCCGCCTCACGTGATCCGGCATTATGGCCCCTGGTGTATCTGTCTAGCCTATTGGCGGTCGTCATCTGCCTTGCTCTATTGTTCATAGCAAACAGCAATTTACCTGCGCGTCTTCGCCGAAGGAGCGCCGGATGA
- the ndk gene encoding nucleoside-diphosphate kinase — protein sequence MATERTLSIIKPDATRRNLTGKINAKFEEAGLRIVAQKRIQLTKEQAGVFYAVHKERPFYDELCEFMASEPVVVQVLEGEGAIAKNREVMGATNPADAAPGTIRAEFAESVGENSVHGSDAAETAAVEIAYFFSGLEIAG from the coding sequence ATGGCCACCGAACGCACGCTGTCGATCATCAAGCCCGACGCGACCCGCCGCAACCTGACCGGCAAGATCAACGCAAAGTTTGAAGAAGCAGGTCTGCGCATCGTCGCGCAGAAGCGCATCCAGCTGACCAAAGAGCAGGCTGGCGTATTCTATGCTGTGCACAAAGAGCGCCCATTCTACGACGAACTGTGCGAATTCATGGCTTCCGAGCCGGTTGTTGTGCAGGTGCTGGAAGGCGAAGGCGCAATCGCGAAGAACCGCGAAGTCATGGGCGCCACCAACCCTGCCGATGCGGCCCCGGGCACCATTCGTGCCGAGTTCGCGGAATCGGTCGGCGAAAACTCCGTCCACGGTTCCGATGCCGCTGAAACGGCGGCTGTCGAAATCGCTTACTTCTTCTCTGGCCTCGAAATCGCAGGCTAA
- a CDS encoding VPLPA-CTERM sorting domain-containing protein, giving the protein MLALVLIQSASSAAAATIHEWGQGYDGPSRIYMKAERVGDRVGQLFHDNAINWGAGVEFSTWLDFEGFGRIEVGVDTTNNGGCTRGCPDSMRILTLPDGVRASAMYASTEEDKTGVIEFFVDNPELTTPTTAVPLPASALFLVAGIGAFGAVRKRKSKS; this is encoded by the coding sequence GTGCTTGCGCTCGTCTTGATTCAGAGCGCGTCGTCCGCTGCTGCGGCGACTATTCACGAGTGGGGTCAAGGTTATGACGGCCCGTCCAGAATTTATATGAAGGCAGAGCGCGTAGGTGATCGCGTTGGTCAACTTTTCCACGACAACGCCATCAATTGGGGAGCGGGAGTTGAATTTTCAACCTGGCTCGACTTTGAAGGCTTCGGGCGCATCGAGGTTGGAGTAGACACAACAAACAACGGCGGGTGCACGCGCGGCTGCCCGGATTCGATGCGGATTCTCACACTTCCGGATGGCGTTCGCGCAAGCGCGATGTATGCGTCTACCGAAGAAGACAAGACGGGCGTGATCGAATTCTTCGTCGACAACCCGGAGCTGACGACGCCCACCACGGCAGTGCCCCTGCCCGCCTCCGCACTTTTCCTGGTCGCAGGGATTGGCGCCTTCGGAGCCGTTCGCAAGCGCAAATCCAAGAGCTGA
- a CDS encoding retropepsin-like aspartic protease family protein, whose protein sequence is MSTDELGRVIYLVLLGSVIAVYFFVQNRQRMGQVAQQAAIWGLIFLGAVALYGLWGDIGPALRPSSTVVTDSGEVQIRQASDGHYYVPLELNGTRLTLMVDTGATDMVLSEDDAAKIGINADQLAYTGIARTANGTVRTARVTLDDVQLGPFADQEVGAQVSEGEMPGSLLGMSYLSRFSTMTFSNGTLTLAR, encoded by the coding sequence ATGAGCACAGATGAGCTCGGCCGGGTGATCTACCTTGTGCTTCTGGGCAGCGTCATCGCGGTCTATTTTTTCGTCCAGAACCGTCAACGCATGGGACAGGTTGCGCAGCAGGCCGCCATTTGGGGGTTGATCTTTCTGGGGGCGGTCGCCCTATACGGCCTTTGGGGAGATATCGGGCCAGCATTGCGCCCATCCAGCACCGTGGTGACAGATAGCGGTGAAGTCCAGATCAGGCAGGCAAGCGACGGGCATTACTACGTGCCGCTGGAACTGAACGGCACCCGCCTGACGCTCATGGTCGATACCGGCGCAACCGATATGGTCCTGAGCGAAGATGACGCGGCCAAGATCGGAATCAATGCGGACCAACTTGCCTATACCGGGATCGCCAGAACAGCGAACGGGACGGTTCGGACAGCTCGCGTTACATTGGATGACGTGCAGTTAGGTCCCTTCGCCGACCAAGAGGTCGGCGCACAGGTCAGCGAAGGCGAGATGCCCGGATCATTGTTGGGGATGAGCTACCTGTCGCGATTCTCGACCATGACGTTCAGCAACGGCACCTTGACACTGGCGCGCTAG
- a CDS encoding TfoX/Sxy family DNA transformation protein, which translates to MSQPISKIRNLGPAMEAAFARVGIRSAEQLRELGTDAAYEQLLRAGSRPHFIGYYVIEMGLQGRPWNDCKGKEKDALRERFDAIKTRVASDPDIKGRSQLEAALNEIGVIERR; encoded by the coding sequence ATGTCCCAACCTATTTCCAAAATCAGAAATCTTGGACCCGCCATGGAGGCGGCTTTCGCGCGTGTTGGTATTCGCTCGGCCGAGCAACTGCGCGAACTGGGAACCGATGCCGCGTACGAGCAACTGTTGCGCGCCGGATCACGGCCACATTTCATAGGCTACTATGTGATCGAGATGGGGTTGCAGGGCCGCCCTTGGAACGACTGCAAGGGCAAGGAAAAGGACGCGCTGCGTGAGCGGTTCGATGCGATCAAGACGCGTGTGGCATCGGACCCTGACATAAAAGGCCGCTCCCAACTGGAAGCGGCCCTGAATGAAATCGGCGTGATCGAGCGCCGATAG
- a CDS encoding VOC family protein, giving the protein MLIPATRYKDCDAALSYLTGVLGFKEHAVHRDADGKIVHAQLTEGGDIFMFGPPGGGAFDPLMIAPKEAGGRCTTSVYVVVTDIENRYKAVTEAGAEIVIPLEAQDYGGQSFTLRDPEGHIWTFGDYDPTKES; this is encoded by the coding sequence ATGCTTATTCCGGCTACACGCTATAAGGACTGCGACGCTGCGCTGAGTTATCTGACCGGTGTTCTGGGGTTCAAGGAACACGCTGTTCACCGCGACGCTGACGGCAAGATCGTCCATGCCCAACTGACCGAGGGTGGTGACATCTTCATGTTCGGTCCGCCGGGCGGAGGCGCATTCGACCCGCTCATGATTGCGCCGAAGGAGGCGGGTGGCCGCTGCACGACGTCGGTCTATGTGGTCGTCACGGATATTGAGAACCGCTACAAGGCCGTCACCGAGGCGGGCGCGGAAATTGTTATTCCGCTTGAGGCGCAAGATTATGGCGGGCAAAGCTTCACGCTGCGCGACCCCGAAGGCCATATATGGACCTTCGGCGATTATGACCCGACCAAGGAGAGTTGA
- a CDS encoding ABC-F family ATP-binding cassette domain-containing protein yields the protein MLTISEINYAVEGRPLFEDASAIIPTGHKVGLIGRNGAGKTTLFRLIRGELALESGFISVPQRARIGGVAQEVPASGTSLLDTVLAADTERAALMAESETSKDATRIAEIQTRLTDIDAWSAEARASSILKGLGFDDEQHAMPCSAFSGGWRMRVALAAVLFAQPDLLLLDEPTNYLDLEGALWLESYLARYPHTVLIISHDRGLLNRAVNGILHLENRKLGFYQGPYDQFARQRAEQRAVQAAMAKKQDARRAHLQSYVDRFRYKADKAKQAQSRLKMLSKMEVITAPEDLARQVFTFPEPEELSPPIITMEDTSVGYNGQAVLKKLSLRIDQDDRIALLGKNGQGKSTLAKLLSDRLPALSGKMTKSSKLRIGYFAQHQVDELHVDETPLQHLRRERPNELPGKLRARLAGFGLTADQADTEVGRLSGGQKARLSLLLATLDAPHMLILDEPTNHLDMESREGLVEALAAYSGAVILVSHDMHLLSLVADRLWLVKDGSVSPFEDDLEAYRKMLLTSDKPAKKPAEEPKAKRASRDQILALRSEVRKCEDRLEKLNDMRDKLAQKLADPSLYEEGRGQEVEVWQKKYAEVMNGLDKAEDLWMSAQEKLERAEG from the coding sequence ATGCTGACGATTAGCGAAATAAACTATGCCGTAGAAGGTCGTCCCCTGTTCGAGGACGCAAGTGCAATCATCCCGACGGGCCACAAGGTGGGGTTGATCGGTCGAAACGGCGCAGGCAAGACAACCCTGTTCCGCCTGATCCGGGGTGAGTTGGCCCTGGAAAGCGGGTTCATATCCGTGCCGCAACGTGCGCGTATCGGTGGTGTGGCGCAGGAAGTGCCGGCATCCGGTACATCCCTGCTTGATACGGTGCTGGCCGCAGACACCGAACGTGCCGCGTTGATGGCCGAATCCGAGACGAGCAAGGACGCCACCCGTATCGCGGAAATCCAGACGCGCTTGACCGATATTGATGCGTGGTCAGCAGAGGCTCGGGCCTCGTCGATTCTCAAAGGTCTGGGATTTGATGATGAACAGCACGCGATGCCTTGCTCTGCCTTCTCAGGCGGTTGGCGGATGCGTGTTGCGCTGGCGGCGGTTCTGTTTGCGCAGCCCGATCTGCTGCTGCTGGACGAACCGACCAACTACCTGGATCTCGAAGGCGCGCTGTGGCTGGAAAGCTATCTTGCCCGCTATCCGCATACCGTTCTGATCATCAGCCACGATCGCGGGCTTCTCAACCGCGCAGTCAACGGAATCCTGCATCTGGAGAACCGCAAGCTCGGGTTCTACCAAGGCCCCTATGACCAGTTTGCCCGCCAGCGCGCCGAACAGCGCGCGGTTCAAGCAGCGATGGCGAAGAAGCAGGACGCCCGCCGGGCGCATCTTCAAAGCTATGTGGACCGCTTCCGCTACAAGGCCGACAAGGCGAAACAGGCGCAGTCTCGCCTGAAGATGCTGTCCAAGATGGAAGTCATTACCGCGCCCGAAGACCTCGCGCGGCAGGTTTTCACATTCCCCGAACCCGAAGAGCTGTCACCCCCCATCATCACGATGGAAGACACATCCGTGGGTTATAACGGTCAGGCCGTGCTGAAGAAGCTGTCATTGCGGATCGATCAGGATGACCGGATCGCACTGCTGGGCAAGAACGGTCAAGGCAAGTCCACGCTCGCAAAATTGCTTTCGGACCGCCTGCCCGCACTGTCGGGCAAGATGACCAAATCATCCAAGCTGCGGATCGGCTACTTCGCCCAGCATCAGGTGGACGAGTTGCATGTCGACGAAACGCCGTTACAGCACTTGCGACGCGAACGCCCGAACGAGTTGCCCGGCAAGCTGCGCGCGCGGTTGGCCGGTTTCGGGCTGACGGCGGATCAGGCGGACACGGAGGTCGGACGCTTATCCGGAGGTCAGAAGGCACGGCTGTCGCTGCTGCTGGCGACGCTGGACGCACCCCATATGCTGATCCTCGACGAGCCTACGAACCACCTCGACATGGAAAGCCGCGAAGGGCTGGTCGAAGCGCTTGCCGCCTATTCCGGCGCAGTCATTCTGGTCAGCCACGACATGCACCTTCTCAGCCTCGTCGCGGACCGGTTATGGCTGGTCAAGGATGGCTCGGTGAGCCCATTCGAGGATGATCTCGAAGCCTATCGCAAGATGTTACTGACCAGCGACAAGCCCGCAAAGAAGCCCGCTGAGGAGCCCAAGGCCAAACGCGCCTCGCGCGATCAGATTCTGGCGCTCAGGTCCGAAGTGCGCAAATGCGAGGACCGGCTGGAAAAACTGAACGACATGCGCGACAAGCTTGCACAGAAGCTGGCCGATCCGTCACTCTACGAGGAAGGCCGCGGACAAGAGGTCGAGGTCTGGCAAAAGAAATACGCCGAAGTGATGAACGGGCTGGACAAGGCCGAGGACCTGTGGATGTCGGCGCAGGAAAAGCTTGAACGAGCGGAAGGATAG
- a CDS encoding MarC family protein: MDLAYAVTAFVTLFVVIDPIGLTPMFIALTQGMDDAHRRSVAIRACFIGFSILLAFGLFGTALLDALGISLPAFRIAGGLLLFLIAVDMLFEKRTERREGRMNEAHDPSVFPLATPLIAGPGAMASMILLTTSSDATLIRTLEVHVVMASVIGVMLALFMVAGPIERALGRTGILVVTRLFGMLLAALAVQFVLDGLQSLGVVSGV; the protein is encoded by the coding sequence ATGGATCTGGCGTACGCCGTCACCGCATTCGTCACGCTGTTCGTGGTCATCGACCCGATCGGCCTGACACCGATGTTCATTGCATTAACGCAGGGCATGGACGATGCACATCGTCGGTCTGTGGCGATCCGTGCCTGTTTCATCGGCTTTTCGATCCTTCTGGCGTTTGGCTTGTTCGGGACCGCTTTGCTGGATGCGCTTGGCATCTCTCTGCCTGCCTTCCGGATCGCGGGCGGATTGCTGCTGTTCCTGATCGCGGTGGACATGCTGTTCGAGAAACGAACAGAGCGCCGCGAAGGTCGCATGAACGAAGCGCATGACCCGTCCGTCTTTCCGCTAGCCACGCCGCTGATCGCTGGCCCCGGCGCGATGGCCTCGATGATCCTGTTGACCACGTCATCGGATGCAACGCTTATCAGGACGTTGGAGGTCCATGTGGTTATGGCATCCGTGATCGGTGTGATGCTGGCCTTGTTCATGGTCGCAGGCCCGATCGAGCGTGCTTTGGGCCGCACTGGTATCCTCGTGGTAACGCGCCTGTTCGGCATGCTGCTGGCAGCACTGGCCGTGCAGTTCGTGCTGGATGGGCTGCAATCACTGGGCGTCGTGAGCGGGGTTTGA
- a CDS encoding DNA polymerase III subunit chi has product MNDVLFYHLTETPLEATLPILLRKSLDAGWRVEIRGGSVERLDWLDQKLWLTGDADFLPHGLAGGAHDALQPILLTTADAVSPATDCLMVVDGAGFDPAEMSGLKRACVMFDGSDDDAVQKARGQWKSVTDAGLTAQYWAQDGGRWIKKTESRPS; this is encoded by the coding sequence ATGAACGACGTCCTGTTCTATCACCTGACCGAAACCCCGCTGGAGGCCACCCTGCCGATCCTGCTGCGCAAGTCGCTTGATGCTGGTTGGCGGGTCGAGATCCGGGGCGGGTCTGTAGAGCGGCTTGACTGGTTGGATCAAAAATTATGGCTGACGGGGGATGCGGACTTCCTGCCGCATGGGCTGGCCGGGGGGGCACATGATGCGCTTCAGCCAATCTTGCTGACGACAGCGGATGCGGTGTCGCCGGCCACGGATTGCCTGATGGTGGTGGACGGTGCGGGATTTGACCCGGCAGAGATGTCAGGGCTTAAGCGTGCCTGCGTGATGTTCGACGGCAGCGATGACGACGCTGTTCAGAAAGCGCGCGGGCAGTGGAAATCCGTGACGGATGCCGGGCTGACCGCGCAATACTGGGCTCAGGATGGCGGACGCTGGATCAAGAAGACCGAAAGCCGGCCAAGCTAG
- a CDS encoding leucyl aminopeptidase, whose translation MTDPVSIRVTAVSLDDIALAEGRVVVFVGEDGKLDQLSRRVNRLTRGTLERLVGSERFEKLKVADSVSLEYPAGMTATAIQVVKLDRKPSVLDARKAGAGIGKVAGSEDVLVLAGNLGNPAAVASGIALRKYDFSAHKTRNGEANTVDVTMMLSKPDVAEAGIEDALDSARAVFFTRDLTNEPSNVLTTSEFADRLSAMSEIGLEVEVLEEDDLEKLGMRTLLAVGQGSESPSKVVVMRWNGGGDDAPLALIGKGVVFDTGGISIKPALNMEDMTMDMGGAGVVAGVMRGLALRKAKANVVGIVGLVENMPDGKAQRPGDVVRSMKGDTVEVINTDAEGRLVLADLLWYAQDRFRPSGMVDLATLTGAVIIALGHEKAGVFANDDEFADTFLKAARMEGEGAWHLPLDPAYDEALKSRVADIKNTGGRAAGSITAAQFLQNFVKSDTPWIHLDIAGVASVGTETTYAPKGATGWGVRALDRMIRNKFEN comes from the coding sequence ATGACCGACCCCGTCTCTATCCGTGTAACTGCCGTATCCCTTGATGACATCGCGCTGGCAGAAGGCCGCGTGGTTGTGTTCGTGGGAGAGGATGGCAAGCTCGATCAGTTGTCGCGGCGGGTGAACCGACTGACCAGGGGAACGCTGGAGCGGCTGGTGGGGAGCGAGCGATTTGAAAAGCTGAAAGTCGCCGACAGCGTCAGCCTTGAATACCCGGCAGGTATGACCGCGACGGCCATTCAGGTCGTCAAGTTGGACCGCAAACCGTCGGTCCTGGATGCTCGAAAAGCGGGCGCGGGAATCGGAAAGGTCGCAGGTTCGGAAGACGTGCTTGTTCTGGCTGGAAATCTGGGAAACCCGGCTGCCGTGGCCAGTGGGATCGCGTTGCGCAAGTATGACTTCAGCGCACACAAGACCAGGAACGGCGAAGCGAACACGGTCGATGTTACCATGATGCTGTCCAAGCCGGATGTGGCCGAGGCTGGTATCGAGGATGCGCTCGATTCGGCGCGGGCGGTCTTCTTTACCCGCGATCTGACGAATGAGCCGTCCAACGTGCTGACGACATCCGAATTTGCCGATCGTCTTTCGGCGATGTCGGAGATAGGGCTCGAGGTTGAGGTGCTGGAAGAAGACGATCTCGAGAAACTGGGGATGCGGACACTGCTGGCTGTAGGGCAAGGCTCGGAAAGCCCCTCCAAGGTTGTCGTGATGCGCTGGAACGGCGGCGGCGATGACGCACCGCTTGCCCTGATTGGCAAGGGCGTCGTTTTCGACACCGGCGGCATCAGCATAAAGCCCGCTTTGAACATGGAAGACATGACCATGGATATGGGAGGTGCTGGTGTCGTTGCAGGCGTGATGCGCGGTTTGGCCCTGCGTAAAGCCAAGGCCAATGTCGTGGGCATTGTCGGGCTGGTCGAAAACATGCCCGACGGCAAGGCGCAGCGCCCCGGCGATGTGGTGCGCTCCATGAAGGGCGATACGGTTGAGGTGATCAATACCGACGCCGAAGGCCGGCTCGTTCTGGCCGATCTGCTGTGGTATGCACAGGACCGTTTCAGGCCGTCCGGCATGGTCGATCTTGCGACGCTCACTGGTGCGGTAATCATCGCGCTTGGCCACGAAAAGGCAGGCGTTTTTGCCAATGATGATGAATTCGCCGACACTTTCCTGAAAGCGGCCAGGATGGAAGGCGAGGGTGCGTGGCATCTGCCGCTCGATCCGGCCTATGACGAAGCGCTGAAAAGTCGTGTTGCCGATATCAAGAACACTGGCGGTCGCGCTGCGGGATCGATTACGGCGGCGCAGTTCCTGCAGAATTTCGTGAAATCTGACACGCCGTGGATTCATCTGGATATCGCCGGGGTTGCCAGCGTCGGGACCGAGACCACTTATGCGCCAAAAGGTGCAACGGGTTGGGGGGTTCGCGCGCTGGATCGGATGATCCGCAATAAGTTCGAGAACTAA